CTACAAGGGCAGGATCGACCGCAGGGCGGCCGAAGAGAAGGTCGATGCCGTGCTGCGTTTCTACCGTGACAACGAGCTGATTTTCAAAAGCAGATTCGTGGAGCAGCCCGCGACGAAGATCGGCATCTGCCGGTTCAGGGTCTGAACGGCCCTCTCCGGGCTGCTCAAGCCTGTTGACCTGAAAGGCGCGCAGCACTGCGCTGCACAAAAAAACGCCTCCTGCCGATACCGGCCGGAGGCGTTGTCTTTTCTGTGGAGTCCCGGATTTTTCAGTACTTGATGGCCGAGAAGCGCATCAGCTTGTCCCACTGGTGGGTGGAGGTGATGCGGCGGATGGTGCCGGTCTTGCCGCGCAGGACTAGGGAGTGCGTGGTCGCGCCCGTGCCCGTGTAGCTCACGCCGCCCAGGAACGTGCCGCCGGAGATACCCGTGGCCGCGAAGAAGACGTTGTCGTCGCGGATCAGGGTGTCCGTGGTCAGGACCATGTTCAGGTCCAGGCCGAAGTCCAGCACGTTCTTCCTCTCGTCCTCGGACTGCGGGTCGAACTTGGCCAGGATCTCGCCGCCCAAGGCCTTGATGGCGCAGGCCGCCAGCACCCCTTCGGGCGTGCCGCCGGTGCCGAACATCATGTCCACGGACGAGGTCGGGTCCACGGCCATCAGCGCCCCGGCCACATCGCCGTCGGTGTGCAGCTGGATGCGCGCGCCAGCGGCCCGGATCTGGGCGATGAGGTCCTTGTGGCGGGGCTTGTCCAGGACGAAGATCATGAGGTCCTCGACCTTCTTGCCCAGGGCCTTGGCCGCGGCCTTGAGATTCTGGCCCACGGGCGCGTCCATGTCGACCACGCCCTTGGCCGGGGCCGGAACCACGAGCTTCTTCATGTAATAGCTCGGGCCCGGGTTGAACATGGTCCCGGC
The Desulfomicrobium escambiense DSM 10707 genome window above contains:
- the glpX gene encoding class II fructose-bisphosphatase: MEAPQRNLAMDLVRVTEAAALASARWLGKGAKNEGDGAAVDAMRLSFNTLDIDGRIVIGEGEKDEAPMLYNGEHVGTGRGAAVDVAVDPVEGTNLLAYGRPNAIAVVGLSPAGTMFNPGPSYYMKKLVVPAPAKGVVDMDAPVGQNLKAAAKALGKKVEDLMIFVLDKPRHKDLIAQIRAAGARIQLHTDGDVAGALMAVDPTSSVDMMFGTGGTPEGVLAACAIKALGGEILAKFDPQSEDERKNVLDFGLDLNMVLTTDTLIRDDNVFFAATGISGGTFLGGVSYTGTGATTHSLVLRGKTGTIRRITSTHQWDKLMRFSAIKY